The following are from one region of the Treponema denticola genome:
- a CDS encoding bacteriohemerythrin — MDDFVSWDASYDLGVEHVDKQHRHLVELINNLYRACLGEKGALDETFRNVMKDLVDYVMIHFKDEEKLMAEINYPNIQEHKQHHEDFVREILHSVRDYQNGKQFVANTFVRFLRDWLFNHILISDKEWAKFYFANKK, encoded by the coding sequence ATGGATGATTTTGTTTCATGGGATGCAAGTTATGATTTAGGAGTAGAGCATGTAGATAAACAGCATAGGCATTTAGTTGAGCTTATAAATAATTTATACCGTGCGTGTTTAGGCGAAAAAGGAGCTTTAGACGAAACGTTCCGCAATGTGATGAAGGACCTTGTCGATTACGTAATGATTCATTTTAAGGATGAAGAAAAACTGATGGCCGAAATTAATTATCCTAACATACAGGAACATAAACAACATCATGAAGATTTTGTACGGGAGATACTGCATTCCGTAAGAGATTATCAAAACGGAAAACAATTCGTTGCAAACACCTTTGTGCGTTTTTTAAGGGATTGGCTTTTTAATCATATCTTAATTTCGGATAAAGAATGGGCAAAATTCTATTTTGCAAATAAAAAGTAA